From a single Mesotoga sp. Brook.08.105.5.1 genomic region:
- a CDS encoding ABC transporter ATP-binding protein gives MRTEIEPLLDIKDLKIAFDSTEGMLYAVKGISLEVLEKEIIGIVGESGCGKTVTALSIMRLLPGNSHVTGSLFFSGTDLLSLNEEKIRRIRGKDISMIFQETLSSLNPLLKVGWQIEENLKMHTSLDKEERFSRVLEIIKGVGLPDPERTYGKYPHELSGGMRQRIAIAIAIVCNPKLIIADEPTTSLDVTIQAQILELLREINRERNSSMIFISHNLGVVREICSMVYVMYAGHIVEKAPVDKLFTDPAHPYTMGLIKAMPKRDSKGKELFDIRGRVPSIADMIYGCPFEPRCDYAVEKCKKEFPGFKKMDNDHEARCFLAGEI, from the coding sequence ATGCGAACTGAAATAGAGCCTCTGTTAGATATCAAAGATCTCAAAATCGCCTTCGATTCTACAGAAGGGATGCTCTACGCAGTGAAGGGCATATCTCTGGAGGTGCTGGAGAAGGAGATAATCGGGATCGTTGGAGAATCTGGATGCGGAAAGACAGTGACAGCTCTTTCGATAATGAGGTTGCTTCCAGGCAATTCGCACGTGACAGGAAGTCTCTTCTTCTCAGGAACCGATCTGCTCTCTCTAAATGAGGAGAAAATCAGGCGAATACGTGGCAAAGATATCTCGATGATCTTTCAGGAGACACTTTCATCGCTCAATCCTCTACTGAAGGTCGGGTGGCAAATTGAGGAGAACCTTAAGATGCACACTTCTCTTGACAAGGAAGAGCGATTCTCAAGGGTTCTTGAGATCATCAAAGGTGTCGGTCTTCCTGATCCAGAAAGGACATATGGCAAGTACCCTCACGAACTGTCGGGCGGTATGAGGCAGAGAATAGCTATAGCCATAGCCATAGTCTGCAATCCAAAACTGATAATCGCAGATGAGCCGACTACTTCTTTGGACGTAACAATACAGGCACAGATACTGGAGCTGTTAAGAGAGATAAATCGTGAGAGAAACTCCTCAATGATTTTTATTTCGCATAATCTAGGAGTAGTTCGGGAGATCTGCTCGATGGTTTACGTTATGTATGCCGGGCACATCGTTGAGAAAGCACCTGTCGATAAGCTCTTCACAGATCCGGCCCACCCCTACACAATGGGCCTCATAAAAGCCATGCCTAAGAGAGACTCAAAAGGCAAAGAGCTCTTCGACATTCGAGGCCGGGTGCCGTCAATAGCAGACATGATTTACGGTTGCCCATTTGAGCCAAGATGTGACTACGCTGTCGAAAAATGTAAGAAAGAGTTCCCCGGCTTCAAAAAGATGGACAATGATCACGAAGCGAGATGCTTCCTTGCTGGAGAGATTTGA
- a CDS encoding ABC transporter permease, which translates to MYVYLKKLFAMILTVLLVSLIAFVAFEVIPGNPALSRLGVDAEESQFEALSAELGLNDPLGERLSRWFKGLLTGDLGTSMRYSVPVSDLILDRIPVTLSLALMAMMFITLVGIPLGIVSAKYGHRLPDILISMISQIGMAIPSFWSGIILMYIFGIVLRWVSPGGYVPWSEDAVGAFKSLLLPAIAIALPSIASIIRYTRNSVMDQMKSDYVQLALSKGLNINSVLYKHVLKNSLIPIVTVLGMIAANILGGSIVIEQVFTLPGLGRLLINAISTRDLPLVQGMVLYIAFIIVIINFLIDIVYTVIDPRIRLGA; encoded by the coding sequence GTGTATGTATATCTGAAGAAACTCTTTGCAATGATTCTGACAGTGCTTCTGGTTTCGCTCATAGCTTTTGTGGCTTTCGAGGTGATCCCCGGGAATCCTGCACTGTCGAGACTCGGCGTAGACGCTGAAGAATCGCAATTCGAAGCTCTTTCAGCCGAATTGGGACTAAACGATCCTCTCGGCGAGAGACTTTCGAGGTGGTTTAAGGGTCTTTTGACGGGAGACCTCGGCACTTCTATGAGATACTCAGTCCCAGTGTCTGATCTGATTCTAGACAGGATACCGGTAACTCTTTCGCTGGCGCTTATGGCCATGATGTTCATTACTCTAGTGGGAATTCCTCTTGGAATAGTCAGTGCAAAATATGGTCACAGACTTCCCGACATTTTGATTTCTATGATCTCACAAATTGGAATGGCCATTCCTTCTTTCTGGAGCGGGATAATCTTGATGTACATATTTGGAATCGTTCTCCGTTGGGTTTCGCCTGGAGGATACGTCCCGTGGAGCGAGGATGCCGTAGGAGCTTTCAAGTCTTTACTGCTCCCCGCCATCGCAATAGCCCTTCCGTCAATTGCCTCGATTATCAGGTATACGAGAAATTCCGTAATGGATCAGATGAAGAGCGACTATGTGCAGCTGGCCCTGTCAAAGGGTTTGAACATAAACTCAGTGTTGTACAAGCATGTGCTGAAGAACTCTCTAATTCCGATCGTTACAGTCCTCGGTATGATAGCGGCAAACATTCTTGGAGGCTCGATAGTGATCGAACAGGTTTTCACGCTCCCAGGTCTTGGAAGACTGTTGATCAATGCGATCTCAACCCGTGACCTACCTCTCGTCCAGGGGATGGTACTGTACATTGCGTTTATAATTGTGATTATCAACTTCCTGATCGACATTGTCTATACCGTAATCGACCCTCGAATCAGATTGGGCGCATGA
- a CDS encoding ABC transporter substrate-binding protein — MRKILLIIMLSIISLTSLLSQKIVVAVMQDPDFLDPHRAAASGTYEMMFNVFEGLLKPDSNGSVVPAVAESYHISEDGLTYTFTLRSGVKFHNGFEVTVDDVLYSLNRLKGNNQERGLSSDFEKFVSKIEAVDEETIKVELSTLNTDFLEKFIIAIIPANNDNHEVNPIGTGPFKFVKYQPGQRLVIEKFDEYWNPELPIVDEVEFRIIPDNQAAIMSFMAGDVQILPRLDAIQAMVLGNRFNLITAEQNMVQLMAMNHAVSPFDDIRVRRAINHAVDKDEIIEIVAGGYGTKLGSNMSPIMSMYHQEGLEDYYETSLVRSRQLLSEAGYPDGFSTKITVPSNYQFHIDTAQIIVEQLKRVGIEAEIELVEWSVWLDKVYTSREYEMTIIGLTGKLSAYDILRRYVSDYPRNFYNYFNIEYDRVVKMAIEKTDIEEKASLFKQAQIILTEDAAAVYIMDPNFFVALAPNLFGYKVYPLYVQDMSTLYYR; from the coding sequence ATGAGAAAGATTCTCTTGATAATAATGCTTTCTATTATTTCTTTGACCAGTTTGCTGTCTCAAAAAATCGTGGTCGCAGTGATGCAGGATCCCGATTTTCTTGATCCACATAGAGCGGCTGCTTCGGGCACTTACGAAATGATGTTCAACGTATTTGAGGGTCTCCTCAAACCCGACTCGAATGGAAGTGTTGTTCCGGCTGTGGCCGAGAGTTACCATATATCGGAGGACGGCCTGACCTATACTTTTACGTTAAGAAGCGGTGTGAAGTTCCATAACGGATTTGAGGTCACAGTTGACGATGTTCTGTACTCTCTCAACAGGCTGAAAGGAAACAATCAGGAAAGGGGCCTTTCATCAGACTTCGAAAAATTCGTCTCAAAGATCGAAGCGGTAGATGAAGAGACAATAAAGGTGGAACTCAGTACCTTGAACACCGACTTTCTCGAGAAGTTCATCATCGCGATAATTCCCGCAAATAACGACAACCATGAAGTCAACCCGATAGGAACTGGACCGTTCAAATTCGTCAAGTATCAGCCGGGTCAGAGGCTTGTAATAGAGAAATTCGACGAATACTGGAATCCCGAGCTGCCTATAGTGGACGAAGTCGAATTCAGAATAATTCCCGACAACCAGGCTGCTATCATGAGTTTCATGGCCGGGGACGTTCAGATACTTCCAAGACTCGATGCAATTCAGGCAATGGTTCTGGGTAATCGATTCAACTTAATTACTGCAGAGCAAAACATGGTCCAGTTGATGGCAATGAACCATGCGGTCAGCCCCTTCGACGACATTAGAGTCAGGAGGGCGATTAACCATGCAGTGGACAAGGACGAGATTATAGAAATCGTGGCTGGCGGTTACGGGACGAAGCTCGGTTCAAACATGTCGCCGATAATGAGCATGTATCATCAGGAGGGTCTCGAGGATTACTATGAAACCAGTTTGGTAAGGTCAAGACAGCTTCTTTCTGAGGCAGGGTATCCCGACGGTTTCAGCACAAAGATCACAGTACCTTCGAACTATCAGTTTCACATAGATACAGCCCAGATAATTGTCGAACAGCTTAAGAGAGTTGGCATAGAAGCCGAAATAGAGCTGGTAGAATGGAGCGTATGGCTGGACAAGGTCTATACGTCAAGAGAGTACGAAATGACAATAATTGGTCTCACTGGGAAACTAAGCGCATACGATATTTTGAGGCGATACGTTTCCGATTATCCGAGAAACTTTTACAACTACTTCAACATCGAATACGATCGAGTGGTCAAAATGGCCATTGAAAAAACGGACATTGAAGAGAAGGCCTCTCTATTTAAGCAGGCACAGATAATCCTCACAGAAGACGCTGCGGCAGTTTACATAATGGATCCCAACTTCTTTGTGGCACTTGCTCCTAATCTATTTGGGTACAAGGTCTATCCACTGTACGTACAGGATATGTCAACTCTTTATTACCGTTAG
- a CDS encoding ABC transporter permease: MDKRSINLRIGIVLISLLFSMMIVSLFYTPFSVTEINREERFSPPSVRHLLGTDNFGRDVLSRIMKASQTAFFVGLVAVSIGTLFGVTIGAVSGYFGGIVDEIIMRFIDAMMAFPSILLALMFVSVFGVGLRNTIVAIGIMSIPSFARITRSGFVQYKELDYVRSAKVRGVSNLRIMLRHILPNVLSPIVVAASMGFSNAVLAEAALSYLGLGIQPPNPSWGRMLSESQVFITVSPWYAIAPGIFITLLVLGFNFLGDGIRDMREKRK, encoded by the coding sequence ATGGACAAGAGAAGCATAAATCTCAGAATTGGAATTGTATTGATATCTCTTTTGTTCTCAATGATGATTGTGAGTTTGTTTTACACTCCGTTTTCAGTAACGGAAATCAACAGGGAAGAGCGTTTTTCACCTCCGTCAGTCCGCCATCTTCTGGGTACAGACAATTTCGGAAGAGATGTGCTTAGCAGGATCATGAAAGCTTCTCAAACTGCCTTTTTTGTAGGATTGGTTGCCGTTTCTATCGGAACTCTCTTTGGAGTAACGATCGGTGCCGTGTCTGGTTACTTCGGAGGAATTGTCGATGAGATAATTATGAGATTCATCGATGCAATGATGGCCTTCCCCAGCATTCTCCTTGCATTGATGTTTGTTTCAGTCTTTGGGGTAGGTTTGAGAAACACGATCGTCGCAATAGGTATCATGTCGATTCCTTCGTTTGCCAGGATCACAAGGAGTGGCTTCGTTCAGTATAAAGAGCTGGATTACGTAAGAAGTGCAAAGGTAAGAGGAGTTTCAAACCTCCGTATTATGTTAAGACACATTTTGCCTAATGTACTTTCCCCAATTGTTGTGGCAGCATCTATGGGTTTTTCAAATGCAGTTCTGGCCGAAGCGGCGCTCAGTTATCTTGGACTTGGAATCCAGCCACCCAATCCCAGCTGGGGAAGAATGCTGAGTGAGTCTCAGGTCTTCATAACCGTCAGCCCCTGGTACGCGATAGCACCCGGAATCTTTATTACCCTACTTGTGCTGGGCTTCAATTTTCTCGGAGATGGGATTCGGGACATGAGAGAGAAGAGAAAATAG
- a CDS encoding ABC transporter ATP-binding protein, which produces MKRGILEIHNLKKHYILRRTRLLKKPGMIKALNGVSLSISEGESFGLVGESGCGKSTAAYTIVGLLKPTEGRILFKGDDVTSLKRDQKREFRKKVQLIFQDTSGSLNPKGTVEWILREPLRAMGMQKREIKELILESMNLVGLDKDLLGRFPHELSGGQKQRVGIMNALILNPEVVIADEPVSSLDVSIQAQMLNLMNDLQERLSLTYLFISHDLNVVHYFCDRIAVMYLGEIVELSESEELYRSPLHPYTQSLLSAIPGETDHKLERIILEGDAPSPLNPPTGCFFHPRCFRRMAICSSVKPQMTEVTKDHFVSCHLY; this is translated from the coding sequence ATGAAGAGAGGTATTCTGGAGATTCATAACCTTAAAAAACATTACATACTGAGAAGAACCCGATTGCTGAAGAAGCCGGGGATGATCAAGGCACTGAACGGAGTTTCCTTAAGTATTTCTGAAGGAGAATCTTTCGGACTTGTAGGTGAGTCCGGCTGTGGAAAATCAACAGCCGCCTATACAATCGTGGGGCTTCTAAAACCGACGGAGGGGAGGATCCTCTTCAAAGGCGACGACGTTACTTCGCTGAAGAGAGATCAAAAACGTGAATTCAGAAAGAAGGTTCAGCTAATCTTTCAAGACACTTCAGGATCCTTGAATCCAAAAGGAACAGTCGAGTGGATACTGAGAGAACCTTTGAGAGCGATGGGAATGCAAAAGAGAGAGATCAAAGAGCTGATTTTGGAGAGCATGAACCTTGTGGGACTTGACAAGGATCTGTTGGGAAGATTCCCTCACGAGCTTTCTGGAGGTCAAAAGCAGCGCGTAGGAATCATGAATGCGTTAATTCTTAATCCAGAAGTCGTAATAGCCGATGAGCCGGTTTCTTCGCTCGATGTCTCTATCCAGGCACAGATGCTTAACCTTATGAACGATCTTCAGGAGAGGCTTTCTCTGACCTATCTCTTCATTTCCCATGATTTAAACGTTGTTCATTACTTCTGCGACAGAATAGCCGTCATGTATCTTGGCGAAATCGTTGAGCTCTCCGAATCTGAAGAACTCTACAGATCACCGCTTCACCCATATACTCAGTCCCTCCTTTCGGCGATTCCCGGTGAAACCGATCATAAGCTCGAAAGAATAATACTTGAAGGTGATGCTCCCAGTCCCTTGAACCCACCAACTGGATGCTTCTTTCACCCCAGATGTTTCAGGAGAATGGCGATTTGTTCGAGTGTGAAGCCGCAAATGACCGAGGTAACGAAAGATCATTTTGTAAGCTGTCACCTTTACTGA